The Deltaproteobacteria bacterium genome includes a region encoding these proteins:
- a CDS encoding ThiF family adenylyltransferase has product MTATRGATVVVVGAGGSIGSQLVPHLARTPGIGRVVLVDGDRYDERNLWGQNIRRRDLGHLKVAVQRRVLREIDGTLAVDAIADVVENVPLGRMRGDVVLGAVDSKGARRSLNTIATRLGMPWIDAGVNGDQRLARVSIYRTDAAAPCHECAWDDGDYALADTERPCLAGASWTPTRAPSALGALAASLQALECRRLLAAEDAFDGAGREVVVAADTHRMVVTRFARNPDCRFDHRAFALLPLTPSVATATLADAFALARRALRGDAVELGVPGHLFATRLTCVRCRNAQSLAPHLRGRLDATALACPACGAAREVGGFDAHERLDPTQPAAVAALPLARLGLRAGDVVGATDGRTVVHFECGGDAP; this is encoded by the coding sequence GAGCCACGGTCGTGGTCGTCGGCGCCGGCGGCAGCATCGGCAGTCAGCTCGTCCCCCACCTCGCGCGCACGCCGGGCATCGGACGGGTCGTGCTCGTCGACGGCGACCGTTACGACGAACGCAACCTCTGGGGTCAGAACATCCGCCGTCGCGACCTCGGACATCTGAAGGTCGCCGTGCAGCGGCGAGTGCTGCGCGAGATCGACGGCACGCTCGCGGTCGACGCGATCGCGGACGTCGTCGAGAACGTGCCGCTCGGGCGCATGCGGGGCGACGTGGTGCTCGGCGCCGTCGACTCCAAGGGCGCCCGGCGCTCGCTCAACACGATCGCGACGCGCCTCGGCATGCCCTGGATCGACGCCGGCGTGAACGGCGATCAGCGCCTCGCACGCGTGAGCATCTACCGCACCGACGCCGCGGCGCCCTGTCACGAATGCGCGTGGGACGACGGCGACTACGCGCTCGCCGACACGGAGCGGCCCTGCCTCGCGGGCGCGTCGTGGACGCCGACCCGGGCGCCGAGCGCCCTCGGGGCGCTCGCGGCGTCGCTGCAGGCGCTCGAGTGCCGGCGGCTCCTCGCCGCCGAGGACGCCTTCGACGGCGCCGGGCGCGAAGTGGTCGTCGCCGCCGACACGCACCGCATGGTGGTGACCCGGTTCGCCCGCAACCCCGACTGCCGCTTCGATCACCGCGCCTTCGCGCTCCTCCCGCTCACGCCGAGCGTGGCGACCGCGACGCTCGCCGACGCGTTCGCGCTCGCGCGCCGCGCGCTCAGGGGCGACGCCGTCGAGCTCGGCGTGCCCGGCCATCTCTTCGCGACCCGGCTCACGTGCGTGCGGTGCCGGAACGCGCAGTCGCTCGCGCCGCATCTCCGCGGCCGCCTCGACGCGACCGCTCTCGCCTGCCCCGCCTGCGGCGCCGCGCGCGAGGTCGGCGGCTTCGACGCGCACGAGCGGCTCGACCCGACGCAGCCGGCGGCCGTCGCCGCGCTACCGCTCGCGCGGCTCGGGCTCCGCGCCGGCGACGTCGTCGGCGCGACCGACGGCCGCACGGTCGTCCATTTCGAATGTGGAGGTGACGCACCATGA
- a CDS encoding Mov34/MPN/PAD-1 family protein, with protein sequence MAYEWAIELVGDDGHAVGRVGIAPDWRPAVDWTHFDGVRAGVLPARARTDAGAVEPLWDTTRGAPYVDGFRVSVRADDRIARRDIPRRYVGGLAREAAAALATRLGLRGERDVRWLVRATPDAVPTPAPNDEGFAVEPEARPWPVRDTPLAPFLGAAMRVGAADGGLPVFVPPTVLEEAHARAAGDVETGGLLLGRLHRDVEPPYELFVEVTAQLPAEHTVATATAITFTAETWSAARRAVAARGRSEIVVGWIHSHPDWCRLHDCPLERRRTCTASQPFFSPEDVHLHASCFPIGWQVALLVSDSAATGGLTSSLYGWSEGLVVPRAFHVLLQGVSHA encoded by the coding sequence GTGGCGTACGAGTGGGCCATCGAGCTCGTCGGCGACGACGGGCACGCGGTCGGACGCGTCGGCATCGCGCCCGACTGGCGGCCCGCCGTCGATTGGACCCATTTCGACGGCGTCCGCGCGGGCGTGCTGCCGGCCCGCGCGCGCACCGACGCGGGCGCCGTCGAGCCGCTCTGGGACACGACGCGCGGCGCGCCCTACGTGGACGGCTTCCGCGTGAGCGTGCGGGCCGACGACCGGATCGCGAGGCGGGACATCCCGCGCCGCTACGTCGGCGGCCTCGCCCGCGAGGCCGCCGCCGCGCTCGCGACCCGCCTCGGGCTCCGCGGCGAGCGCGACGTCCGCTGGCTCGTGCGCGCCACCCCCGATGCGGTTCCCACGCCGGCGCCGAACGACGAGGGCTTCGCGGTCGAGCCCGAGGCGCGGCCCTGGCCGGTGCGCGACACCCCGCTCGCGCCCTTCCTCGGCGCGGCGATGCGGGTCGGCGCCGCCGACGGCGGCCTGCCCGTCTTCGTTCCGCCGACGGTCCTCGAGGAGGCCCACGCGCGCGCCGCGGGCGACGTCGAGACGGGCGGCCTGCTCCTCGGCCGCCTGCACCGCGACGTCGAGCCGCCGTACGAGCTCTTCGTCGAGGTCACCGCCCAGCTCCCGGCCGAGCACACGGTCGCGACCGCGACCGCGATCACGTTCACCGCCGAAACGTGGAGCGCCGCGCGCCGCGCGGTCGCGGCGCGCGGCCGGAGCGAGATCGTCGTCGGATGGATCCATAGCCACCCGGACTGGTGCCGATTGCACGACTGCCCGCTCGAGCGGCGCCGCACGTGCACGGCGTCGCAACCGTTCTTCAGCCCGGAGGACGTGCACCTCCACGCGTCGTGCTTCCCGATCGGCTGGCAGGTCGCGCTCCTCGTGAGCGACAGCGCGGCGACCGGCGGCCTCACCTCGTCGCTCTACGGGTGGTCGGAGGGCCTGGTCGTGCCCCGCGCGTTCCACGTTCTGCTGCAAGGAGTCTCCCATGCCTAG